One window from the genome of Hyphomicrobiales bacterium encodes:
- a CDS encoding xanthine dehydrogenase family protein molybdopterin-binding subunit, with the protein MSAKDTHLRVEDEALVRGRGRFTDDLKPADAVFACFVRSPHAHAEIAALDAAAAQALPGVLAIITAADLSGEGYGPVTRPNPMKGRDDTPIAVPQRPALAGERVLHVGEPVALVVAETLQAAQDAAEQVSVDYAPLKAITTVAQAAAGDAPELHPDAPGNLALDWAAPQDADGGIAARVEEAFAQSAHVAQADLVNQRLVAASLEPRGATASYDADADRYTLTCSSQGVASIRNQLVAAMKIEPERLRVLTEDVGGGFGMKASSYPEYVALLFAAKTVGRPVHWAATRSEAFMSDHQGRDSLWRAELALDADGGFLALKVDGRANVGAYLTGVGAICSTAHITGCLPSVYDIPLATVRTRCYLTNTVPIGAYRGAGRPEANYLLERLVDEAARVSGVDPAELRRRNLIAPDRMPYKTAFGNSYDSGQFPLLFEAALQRADHAGFPARRAASEAAGRLRGIGIGCYLEIAGALPQEAARVSFPGDGRAHVSIGAGPGGQGHVTVFRRLAAERLGVADEEVVIEHGDSARDIPGFGVVASRTATMVGGAIAQAAGEVLEKARPVAALLLQAGEEELVQADGGFSVAGSKRHVSIFDVAARAGELGESLDTEVKFAAASTFPNGCHVAEVEIEPETGAVSIVAYTAVDDCGKVLNPVIVDGQMHGGIAQGIGQALGEETVYDPESGQLVSGSFTDYALPRADTMPRIVLDRIEVACTTNPLGLKGTGEAGTTAAPSAVMNAIRHALPGDAGARLDMPATSEKVWRVLRKRAPEEEETQ; encoded by the coding sequence ATGAGCGCGAAAGATACCCACCTCAGGGTCGAGGACGAGGCGCTCGTGCGCGGTCGCGGCCGCTTCACCGACGATCTGAAGCCCGCCGATGCGGTCTTCGCCTGCTTCGTCCGCTCGCCTCACGCCCATGCCGAAATTGCCGCCCTCGACGCGGCGGCTGCCCAGGCGCTCCCTGGCGTTCTCGCAATCATCACCGCTGCCGATCTTTCCGGCGAAGGCTATGGTCCCGTCACCCGGCCAAATCCGATGAAGGGCCGCGACGACACGCCCATCGCGGTGCCGCAGCGCCCGGCGCTGGCGGGCGAGAGGGTTCTCCATGTCGGCGAGCCGGTGGCGCTGGTGGTCGCCGAAACGCTCCAAGCCGCTCAGGACGCGGCCGAGCAGGTATCCGTCGACTACGCTCCCCTGAAGGCGATCACGACGGTCGCGCAGGCAGCGGCCGGCGATGCTCCCGAGCTTCACCCCGACGCGCCGGGCAATCTCGCCCTCGACTGGGCGGCGCCTCAGGACGCAGACGGCGGCATCGCGGCGCGGGTCGAAGAGGCCTTCGCGCAATCCGCCCACGTCGCCCAGGCCGATCTCGTCAACCAGCGTCTCGTTGCGGCCTCGCTCGAGCCGCGCGGAGCCACCGCGAGCTACGACGCCGACGCCGACCGCTACACGCTGACCTGCAGCAGCCAGGGGGTCGCCTCGATCCGCAATCAGCTCGTGGCGGCGATGAAGATCGAGCCTGAGCGGCTCAGGGTGCTGACCGAGGATGTCGGCGGCGGCTTCGGCATGAAGGCGTCGTCCTATCCCGAATATGTTGCGCTGCTGTTTGCCGCCAAGACCGTTGGGCGGCCGGTGCATTGGGCGGCGACGCGTTCCGAAGCCTTCATGAGCGACCATCAGGGCCGGGATTCTCTGTGGCGGGCCGAGCTTGCGCTCGATGCCGACGGCGGCTTCCTGGCACTGAAGGTGGACGGGCGCGCCAATGTCGGCGCCTATCTGACGGGCGTCGGCGCGATCTGTTCCACCGCCCACATCACCGGCTGCCTGCCGAGCGTCTACGACATTCCTCTCGCGACCGTGCGCACGCGCTGCTACCTGACCAATACGGTGCCGATCGGCGCCTATCGCGGCGCCGGGCGGCCGGAGGCCAACTATCTCCTGGAGCGACTGGTCGACGAGGCCGCGCGCGTCAGCGGCGTCGACCCGGCCGAGCTGCGCCGGCGCAACCTGATCGCGCCTGACCGCATGCCCTACAAGACCGCCTTCGGAAATAGCTATGACAGCGGCCAGTTTCCGCTCCTGTTCGAGGCGGCGCTTCAGCGTGCCGACCATGCCGGCTTTCCGGCGCGGCGGGCGGCCTCTGAGGCTGCAGGGCGGCTGCGCGGCATCGGTATCGGCTGCTATCTTGAGATCGCCGGCGCCCTGCCGCAGGAGGCTGCGAGGGTTTCCTTTCCCGGCGATGGCAGGGCGCATGTCTCGATCGGCGCCGGACCCGGCGGACAGGGCCATGTCACCGTGTTCCGCCGGCTCGCCGCCGAGCGCCTCGGCGTGGCGGACGAAGAGGTCGTTATCGAGCACGGCGATTCGGCACGCGACATTCCGGGCTTCGGGGTCGTCGCCTCGCGCACCGCGACCATGGTCGGCGGCGCCATCGCGCAGGCCGCAGGCGAGGTCCTGGAAAAGGCCCGTCCCGTCGCCGCGCTGCTGCTGCAGGCTGGCGAGGAAGAATTGGTCCAGGCGGATGGCGGCTTCAGCGTCGCGGGCTCAAAGCGCCATGTTTCGATCTTCGACGTCGCCGCGCGGGCCGGCGAGCTTGGCGAAAGTCTCGACACCGAGGTCAAATTTGCCGCCGCCTCGACCTTCCCGAATGGCTGCCACGTCGCCGAAGTGGAGATCGAGCCCGAGACCGGCGCCGTCTCGATCGTCGCCTACACGGCGGTCGACGATTGCGGGAAGGTTCTCAATCCGGTCATCGTCGACGGCCAGATGCATGGCGGCATCGCCCAGGGGATCGGCCAGGCGCTCGGCGAGGAGACGGTCTACGACCCGGAGAGCGGGCAGCTTGTCTCCGGCTCGTTCACGGATTATGCCTTGCCGCGGGCCGACACGATGCCTCGGATCGTCCTCGACCGTATCGAGGTCGCCTGCACGACCAATCCGCTCGGCCTCAAAGGTACCGGCGAAGCCGGCACGACGGCCGCGCCTTCGGCTGTCATGAACGCGATTCGCCATGCGCTGCCGGGCGATGCCGGGGCGCGGCTCGACATGCCGGCGACCAGCGAGAAGGTGTGGCGGGTCCTGCGAAAGAGAGCTCCGGAGGAGGAAGAAACGCAATGA
- a CDS encoding 5-methyltetrahydropteroyltriglutamate--homocysteine S-methyltransferase has product MKRTTPPFRADMVGSLLRPQAIKQARARHEAGEITDEALREVEDREIRKAVGKQEEIGLQAVTDGEFRRSWWHFDFLQKLDGVELVTGKQTIKFHGVETKPRSLEIKGRIGFSGHPMLDHFRFLKAHTRRVPKMTIPSPSVLHFRMGRNVIAPVYPDLEEFFADTGAAYKKAVRAFYDAGCRYLQLDDVVWAYLCSEEQREGARSRGDDPDRLPEIYVRTINQALEGRPDDLAVTMHVCRGNFRSTWISEGGYEPVAEVMLGDLDIDGYFLEYDTDRAGGFEPLRFLPAGKKQVVLGLITSKTGTLEDKDDVKRRIDEATKYVDLQRLCLSPQCGFASTEEGNILTEEAQWAKLAEIVEIAGEVWG; this is encoded by the coding sequence ATGAAGAGAACAACCCCGCCATTCCGCGCCGACATGGTCGGCAGCCTGTTGCGGCCGCAGGCCATAAAGCAAGCCCGCGCCAGGCACGAGGCCGGCGAGATCACGGACGAGGCGCTGCGGGAGGTCGAGGATCGCGAGATCAGGAAGGCGGTCGGGAAGCAGGAGGAGATCGGGCTTCAGGCGGTCACCGACGGCGAGTTCCGCCGTTCCTGGTGGCACTTCGATTTTCTGCAGAAGCTCGATGGCGTGGAGCTCGTCACCGGCAAGCAGACCATCAAGTTCCATGGCGTCGAGACCAAGCCGCGGAGCCTGGAGATCAAGGGCAGGATCGGCTTTTCCGGCCACCCGATGCTCGACCATTTCCGATTCCTCAAGGCGCACACCCGCCGCGTGCCGAAGATGACCATTCCGAGCCCGAGCGTGCTGCATTTCCGCATGGGCCGCAACGTCATCGCGCCGGTCTATCCCGATCTCGAGGAGTTCTTCGCCGACACTGGCGCCGCCTACAAAAAGGCGGTGCGCGCCTTCTACGACGCCGGTTGCCGCTATCTGCAGTTGGACGACGTGGTGTGGGCCTATCTGTGCTCGGAGGAACAGAGGGAGGGTGCTCGCTCGCGCGGAGACGATCCCGACAGGCTGCCGGAAATCTACGTGCGGACGATCAACCAGGCGCTCGAAGGCCGGCCCGACGATCTCGCCGTTACCATGCATGTCTGCCGTGGCAATTTCCGCTCCACCTGGATCTCCGAGGGCGGCTACGAGCCGGTCGCCGAGGTGATGCTGGGCGACCTCGACATCGACGGCTATTTCCTCGAATACGACACCGACCGGGCCGGCGGGTTCGAGCCGCTGCGGTTTCTGCCGGCAGGGAAGAAGCAGGTGGTACTCGGCCTGATCACCTCGAAGACCGGCACGCTGGAGGACAAGGACGACGTCAAGCGGCGCATCGACGAGGCGACCAAATATGTCGATCTGCAGCGGCTCTGCCTGAGCCCGCAATGCGGCTTCGCCTCGACCGAGGAGGGCAACATCCTCACCGAGGAGGCCCAATGGGCGAAGCTCGCCGAAATCGTCGAGATCGCCGGCGAGGTGTGGGGCTGA